The Bicyclus anynana chromosome 4, ilBicAnyn1.1, whole genome shotgun sequence genome window below encodes:
- the LOC112043278 gene encoding beta-galactoside alpha-2,6-sialyltransferase 2, which yields MKAAAMSVWIFINLLCFGMCGYLYLIWSQYWMSIEKQRLFSKFQDPPKTIAGISIQETKNVRSLINITVLKFDSVRKSRRSVVAFKTGQLMSNNKSSSHDRPSNNIVVKSHGVPRFPNIHKPILEFDSEKYVCSDYTTQECKLKSKEFKELLMKEFHRVLMSESKVFTSGLDSQNSYDVKYDRGAPKHETREDVLCVLKKVFVRTIKAQDEPFASLGYRIPKRPLQEGRMFNSCAVVTSAGALLGSRLGEFIDTHDMVLRFNNAPVENYTDDVGSKTTFRILNSQVATKPEFNFLEDPLYKNVSILIWDPANYSSTLQEWYLRPDFPVFSVYKRLLERRGTSDVHLLNPHVLWDLWEVLQDSSTYRLRRNPPSSGFIGLWFALHRCKRVRVFEYVPSVRATRRCHYHAAGDDVGCTLGAWHPLAQEKALAHRMSDNSDLDVFQRGFIDVAGLRTLHC from the exons TCAAGACCCTCCAAAGACCATCGCCGGTATAAGTATTCAAGAGACGAAAAACGTTCGTTCACTTATAAACATTACGGTGTTAAAATTTGATAGTGTGCGGAAAAGTAGGAGATCAGTGGTCGCTTTTAAAACTGGTCAACTGATGTCGAATAACAAATCCTCATCGCACGACCGACCGTCCAATAACATAGTTGTCAAAAGCCATGGCGTTCCGAGATTTCCAAATATCCACAAACCGATATTAGAATTCGACAGCGAGAAATACGTCTGCAGTGATTACACCACACaggaatgtaaattaaaatcgaAGGAATTCAAAGAATTGCTTATGAAAGAATTTCACCGTGTTTTGATGAGTGAAAGCAAAGTTTTTACGTCTGGACTGGATTCACAAAACTCTTACGATGTCAAATATGATAGAGGAGCCCCTAAGCATGAAACTAGAGAAGACGTATTGTGTGTTCTTAAAAAGGTGTTTGTACGAACTATAAAAGCGCAGGATGAGCCTTTTGCAAGTTTAGGATACCGCATTCCAAAGAGACCATTGCAAGAAGGTCGTATGTTTAACAGTTGCGCCGTTGTAACTAGCGCTGGTGCCTTACTTGGATCTCGTCTGGGAGAATTCATtg atacacATGATATGGTGCTGAGATTTAACAACGCTCCGGTTGAAAACTACACTGATGATGTTGGCTCTAAAACAACTTTTCGTATTCTAAATTCACAG GTAGCTACTAAGCCtgagtttaattttttagagGATCCTCTGTACAAAAATGTGTCAATACTAATTTGGGATCCGGCAAATTATTCGTCCACTTTGCAAGAATGGTATCTTCGCCCCGATTTTCCAGTATTTTCCGTTTACAAAAG ATTACTGGAGCGTCGTGGTACATCAGATGTTCATCTCCTTAATCCACACGTTCTGTGGGATTTGTGGGAAGTGCTTCAAGATTCGTCAACTTACCGACTAAGGAGAAATCCTCCGTCTTCTGGATTCATTG GGCTATGGTTCGCGTTACACCGATGCAAGCGAGTTCGTGTGTTTGAATACGTGCCCTCGGTGCGAGCGACGCGAAGGTGTCATTACCATGCAGCGGGCGACGACGTGGGCTGCACTCTCGGAGCATGGCACCCCCTAGCACAGGAGAAGGCGCTCGCACACCGCATGAGTGACAACTCCGACCTAGATGTATTCCAGCGAGGCTTTATTGATGTAGCCGGTCTGAGAACATTACATTGTTAG